Part of the Zingiber officinale cultivar Zhangliang chromosome 6A, Zo_v1.1, whole genome shotgun sequence genome, CCCCATAGCACTTCTTTGTTTTTCAGGTTCAATTTTAGTGTAACAGAATCAGTTCATTCTATGTTTCTTCCTTGTGCAGAAAATGCCCATAATGGAAATATGTACACGCATTTGTCCTCGTGGAGCTCATCTTTTACCTATTCAATTTTAAAGGAGGGAACAACTGCATTCTTTTGCAAGAAATTGGGCAATAATAAACACTTAAAGAGAAGGTTAGTCTCTTTCATATGCAGCATTAAAGTTGCTGGAAGTTATCATTTCCATTGACTTATTTTGCATATTCTCAGAAAAGGAATCATCAAGTGCGCAACCATTGAAGAAATCGAGGCTGAGAAATCGGTGATTGAGAAGGATGCTGTAAGTTGTTGTGATTATTTGGATGTAAGGCTGATATTGAAATGATTATATCAAATCTCCATAAGTTCAATGATCTTTCAGAGAGATAGGATGGAGAGGACTATTGAAACTGTCCGGACAAGTTTTAATGCAGTGAGAACAGGAAGAGCAAATCCTTCCATGCTTGATCGTGTTGAGGTTTCTACTTATCTTGCTCAAGGCTATTTCTGACACAATATACTTGTTTTTGTTGATGTTTTGGTGGTAGTAGTAGTAGATAACAGAGATGATAGTTCTTGAGATAGTGTATGTTTCTTATGTCCTAAATAAAATGAACAGCAGTTTCTATGTCTTCattttgaattttccattttACAACCAATCCTATTTCACTTTCTAAGAAAAATACCTCTACAAGATGTAACTGAGGACTTTTCATTTCTTCTCTTCCACCAAGCAATCTTAAAAGATATTTCAGCAGTTCTACTTCATGCCTTTTGTACTTCTGGGTAGTATTGAATTCTTTTTCCCAATAACACCGACCCTTTTTGATGAGAGAAGACCAAAATTGCTCTTGATTCTGTTTTCAGTCTATTTTCTGACTTGTTGATATATTTTGTTATCATGAGAATTCATTTTCTTCCAGGTTGAGTACTATGGAACTCCTGTCAGCTTGAAGAGCATTGCACAAATCAGTACACCAGATGGAAGCACTCTTCTTGTGCAGCCGTATGACAAATCTAGGTATATTAGTCAGTTAATAAGGatatcctctttttttttttcttttttttttgatgatggttgggtttagaaaaaaaaaaattctattagtCTATAGTTCAATGTTATCTAGAAGATATAATTTACTGCATAGAATGCTGTTTGATAAGTGTCATGTTATGGTCCTATATACTGGTGTCATGTTATGGTCCTATATACTGGTGTCATGTTCTCTTTCTAATAGAATGATATGGTTCAGTTTCTTTTAACTTTCTATCAACAGTTTCCTGATAAAGTTagagtttcatttttttccccTCTTCCTCTGCTCTTGGGCACAACCTTCCTTTTCCACTCTCATTATAGAAGCCTTTCTCCTTAAAGATGTTACTTTTCCCCACATGACTTTCAATAATGCCAATGCATACCACCTTCACATAGCCATTGTTGCACAATGGGACTTTTGTGGTTTCGTGTGCAAGTCTTTGCAGCACATAATCTTCTAGTCACCCATGCCTCCATCAGCTACCACCTGCTCTTTAATGGAGTGTGCTCTCTCACAATACTACCTGCCTATGTGATGCCAACAAATCCAAGCTACCTTACAGATTCTCAAGAACATCATATGTGCAATCCCTCCATGGTAATTATTCTCAGTGTGATCTTCTCACCATCTCTGGTGAGACACCCTGTGAGTCTCCTTTGCCACCCTACCCAGACTATCATTGCTCCATGTCCTCCTGATCTGGTGCACTTTCTAGCATGGCCCAGGCAACTATAAGAGATTGCTAGCACCTCTAGGTTGCATCTTTCATAACTTATGTATCCCAGGTACATGCAAGTATCCAAGCTTTCTCATAAGATAATAAGAATCAGCATTAACTGACCCAAGCCCAGAGCTAGTCTAGCAGGCCTTGAACTAAATACTTTGGGAAGAAGAAAGGTGTAACATAAAGGCTTAATCCTATTTTGGGAAGAAGAAAAGTGTAAAAAAGGCTTCATCATTAGTGTGATTGGGAAGAAGAAAGGTGTAATAAATATACTGACATGTAAAAGAATGTAAGAGTAGTTCATTATAAAATCACTGATCCTTAAGTCTTCATCATCATCTTTAAGTCGTGTCTCTCATAACTATTTGGGTTTAGTACATGATCTCATTCCTCTTTTGAAGTGTATGCAGGGTTGCATCACTAGTTGTCTTCTtatcaattcatttttttttaaataaaatactaaacttaaagtaaaagaaaacatatttttGCAAACCAAGAGTGATTCTTCCCTCTATTTCAAAGTTGATGTACCattaaattcataatttattCATCTTTTTCCCCCTTCTGCAGCCATCTTTTATCTATTAATTATAAAATGGGATTAatcattttctttctcttctaTCATCTCTCTTTGCTCGAGGTCAATTTTAAACTTTTACAGTTTTACTTTCTTTGCATTGGTATCTTCCATCTCCTTTTAGAATAAAATAATCTAAAGTTTGTCTATTGACAGTTATTCTTTCTCAGAATAGATGCTGGAATCCTATACATTTTTTCTGCAGCACTCCCATACATTTTCTCCCTTGATTGCAACCTTAAAAGAGAATAGTTATTTCTCTCTTCTAACATCGTCTTCTCTTAAGTAGATGCAAGAACTTTTGTCATTCTTTTTTGTAAGCATCTTCCACTGCCCTTCCATAATATTAGACTTCTTTCTTCTAATATTTCCTCATCTGTTTAATTCTTTTATAAGTATATATTGGAATTCTAATCTCTGTTCTTCCTGAACTTTTGGATTTGGCAAACTGTGTACTCCTTTGGTACTTTAGTTTGAggggaaattaaagaaaaagCCCTTTGAAGCACAATCCAAGTCATTGACTTCAATATCACATCTCTAAATCTCTCAACCATTGCATCAATATAAAGTCTTCTCCATGATATCTCTGTCGGATTTTTTTTCCGCAATCTGTGGGTTTTTAGTATTTTGTGTAACAGACTAGACAGTTATCAGCATTCAGACTCCAAGTTAAGTGGATATATTAAAGTGGAATGAATAGTTTAGTCTCTAATACAGTGGTTATGATATATAAATTGTGTGGATGTATtttctaattttcttttctttttttaaactatcatttttttttttaaactttcagcTTAAAAACTATTGAGAAGGCAATAGTAAGTTCTGACATCGGTTTAACACCAAACAATGATGGAGAGGTGATACGACTAAGCATCCCTCAATTGACATCTGAGCGAAGAAAGGTTTgatagttttctttattttttacggAGCAATGACTGAATGTTTCACATAATTTATATTTAGAATGACTCATGAGAAGATTACTTGGGAACAAATATTCTTCAGAGATGCTTCATTGTAATGTTTGCACCTATGTTTCTACATCCCCTCTTCTACCTGGTTATAGAGTTATCAAATGTTTATCATGTTTCTCTTTGCACAATATTTTCATGAATTTATTTTCACATTACTAGATTTGTTGGAAAACAATTCCTCTTGTGGTCAGTGGTTAAATTTTACCATAGTGTTTTGATTGTTCGACAATATGTCTCAAGTTAGGTGTCTATTTGATACTGGTGCATCTCGTGTGCAACACTTGTTATGCCAAACTGTAGATTGAGGTAATTGAGCTTAGCGGCAGGTAATCTGGATGGATTGAACCTGAGGACAAATAACTTGAATTGGAAGAATTGGGCTCAAGGGAAAATATATTGTATCATAATCAGTCACTACACCAAGTGTGACTCTATATAGCTCTATGAAATATGACATGTTATAAATGAGGAAATTCTGATATTCTTTGTGTCAAAATCATCCAACTACATATCAGCATGACTCTGTATAGCTCTGGTTGTTGCTTGAGTGACTCGATCAATATTAACCTGTATGTTTGTTCACTCAGTTGAGAGAAAATTGTCATAGTATCAGGACTCAATCAATATATTTGTTTGATTTTTGATGTCCAATGGCTATAATTATAGCCATTTGGAAGGCATATATTGCTTAGTATGGGCAGTATATCAGGCATAAGAAAACCTGTACCACCTTCACCATGATATGCATCATCGGTACCAGGTGGTACCGTGGTACACATTATTCACAATAGAACCATGAATTGTGTGCTCCTTAGCCTGCCCAGATCAGTGAATTCCACAAGTACATCTTGGTACGGCATGAATTTTAAGaacattgtggcaaaaggcgaatacgctcgcctccagcgcccccgccaacccgttaTGCTCATTAGGAACCTGGAACCCTGTAAGCATTTTTTTCTTCCAAAGATTTTCACAACCCTTTTCCTCGAATTTGATTGATAAGATGTAAAAAATCCTAATTACTTGTTGACTCAACATTCAAAATTTTACAGTAGACTATCAGCCTCATGGTTGCCAAGATCCTGAAGTTCTGTTCAGATCATTAATTTCCTCAAGGAACCATTAATTGGATTGAGTGCACAGTCACAATAAATAATATTTGTTGGCTATCTTTCAATTTATGGTTCACTTTTGCTGTTCAATATCAAACATGTTTTTCTAATTCATTTCTCGACCTCATCATCATCGTTAAGCTATGTTTTATCACAACTATTTTAGGTCGGCCATATGAATATTATCTATTTCTCCATTGAAATTGAGTATGTAGCTAGTAAATTCATTTTGCAACCTAAATCTATTTATATGATCACGTATATATAGTTTTCGTTTTGTTAATGTGAGATG contains:
- the LOC121997848 gene encoding ribosome-recycling factor, chloroplastic-like isoform X2, which produces MALRSLSSSRFVYPSLRAPGLSPSRTLCVRIPENAHNGNMYTHLSSWSSSFTYSILKEGTTAFFCKKLGNNKHLKRRKGIIKCATIEEIEAEKSVIEKDARDRMERTIETVRTSFNAVRTGRANPSMLDRVEVEYYGTPVSLKSIAQISTPDGSTLLVQPYDKSSLKTIEKAIVSSDIGLTPNNDGEVIRLSIPQLTSERRKELSKVVAKLAEEGKVAIRNIRRDANKAYEKLEKVCSIGLSVTDTFTN
- the LOC121997848 gene encoding ribosome-recycling factor, chloroplastic-like isoform X1 produces the protein MALRSLSSSRFVYPSLRAPGLSPSRTLCVRIPENAHNGNMYTHLSSWSSSFTYSILKEGTTAFFCKKLGNNKHLKRRKGIIKCATIEEIEAEKSVIEKDARDRMERTIETVRTSFNAVRTGRANPSMLDRVEVEYYGTPVSLKSIAQISTPDGSTLLVQPYDKSSLKTIEKAIVSSDIGLTPNNDGEVIRLSIPQLTSERRKELSKVVAKLAEEGKVAIRNIRRDANKAYEKLEKEKKLSEDNVKDLSSDLQKLTDDYMKKVDAIQKQKEKELLTV